A window from Festucalex cinctus isolate MCC-2025b chromosome 4, RoL_Fcin_1.0, whole genome shotgun sequence encodes these proteins:
- the tmod2 gene encoding tropomodulin-2: MTLPFKKDLDKYKDLDEDEILNNLSADELKQLETALEEMDPENALLPAGLRQKNQTSKQATGTLDRERLLKYLEKEAMEYKDREDIVPFTGEKKGKVFIPKEKPVETRQENVTTLDPELEEALSSATDTELCDLAAILGVHTLVTSNQTYGGTGAKEGYNNVVKGEKMNPVFDEPPNPTNVEETLNRIKSNDASLTEVNLNNIKNIPVPTLKDFAKAMEKNTHVTKFSMAATRSNDPIAVAFSDTLRANKTLRSLNMESNFITGAGIQSLIDALRDNDTLREIKIDNQRQQLGTNVEMEMAKMLEENNSIVKFGYHFTKQGPRSRAAAAITKNNDLVRRRRVEGDQ, from the exons ATGACGTTGCCGTTCAAAAAGGACCTGGACAAGTACAAGGATCTGGATGAAGATGAGATCCTTAACAATTTGTCGGCGGATGAGCTCAAACAGCTGGAGACGGCCCTGGAGGAGATGGACCCAGAG AATGCGCTGCTTCCGGCGGGTTTGCGGCAGAAGAACCAAACTTCAAAACAAGCCACAGGAACGCTTGACCGAGAGCGTCTACTCAAATACCTGGAGAAGGAAGCCATGGAATACAAGGACAGAGAAGACATTGTACCCTTCACTGGAGAGAAGAAAG GCAAAGTATTTATTCCTAAAGAGAAACCAGTAGAAACGCGGCAGGAGAATGTCACAACCCTTGACCCAGAATTGGAGGAAGCCTTGTCCAGTGCCACAGATACGGAACTCTGTGATCTTGCAG CAATCCTGGGTGTTCACACGCTTGTAACCAGTAATCAGACGTATGGCGGAACTGGAGCGAAAGAAGGCTACAACA ATGTGGTTAAAGGGGAGAAGATGAACCCTGTGTTTGACGAGCCGCCCAATCCCACAAATGTAGAAGAAACACTGAACAGGATCAAGAGCAACGACGCCTCCCTAACAGAGGTCAACCTCAACAACATTAAG AACATCCCCGTCCCCACTCTCAAAGACTTTGCCAAAGCCATGGAGAAGAACACGCACGTAACCAAGTTCAGCATGGCAGCCACACGGAGTAACGACCCCATTGCAGTG GCGTTCAGCGACACGCTGAGGGCGAACAAGACACTGCGGAGTTTGAACATGGAGTCCAACTTCATCACCGGTGCTGGAATACAGTCGCTGATTGATGCGCTGCGAGACAATGACACACTTCGAGAGATCAAGATAGACAACCAG CGGCAACAACTGGGTACCAATGTAGAGATGGAGATGGCGAAAATGTTGGAGGAGAACAACAGCATCGTGAAGTTCGGCTACCACTTCACCAAGCAGGGGCCGCGCTCTCGAGCTGCCGCTGCCATCACCAAGAACAATGATCTGG TCCGCAGGAGACGAGTGGAAGGGGACCAGTAA